Proteins encoded in a region of the Acidimicrobiales bacterium genome:
- a CDS encoding purine-nucleoside phosphorylase translates to MTSPPPTDPFAQAAEAAKALAAATGVTGHDVAVVLGSGWRPAADRLGSVAAEIATDGLPGFLPSTVAGHGGGVRSIVSPGGMRVLAFVGRVHGYEGHKPSAVVHAVRTAAAAGCRTVVLTNAAGGIREGLAVGQPVLIADHLNLTGSSPLSGMLPDDVPSRFVDLTEAYSPRLRSLARSVDPSLEEGVYGALPGPHYETPAEIRMLRGMGADLVGMSTVWETIAARHLGLEVLGLSLVTNLAAGLSGSPLSHQEVIEAGKAAAERMGTLLAQIVDRL, encoded by the coding sequence GTGACGTCTCCGCCGCCGACCGACCCGTTCGCCCAGGCCGCCGAGGCCGCCAAGGCCCTCGCTGCCGCCACCGGGGTGACGGGCCACGACGTGGCGGTGGTGCTCGGCTCGGGCTGGCGGCCGGCCGCCGACCGGCTCGGCTCGGTGGCGGCCGAGATCGCCACCGACGGCCTCCCCGGCTTCCTGCCGTCCACCGTCGCCGGCCACGGCGGCGGGGTGCGCTCGATCGTGTCGCCGGGCGGCATGCGGGTGCTGGCGTTCGTCGGGCGGGTGCACGGTTACGAGGGGCACAAGCCCTCGGCGGTCGTCCACGCCGTGCGGACTGCCGCCGCCGCCGGGTGCCGGACCGTGGTGCTGACCAACGCCGCCGGCGGCATCCGGGAGGGCCTGGCGGTGGGCCAGCCGGTGCTGATCGCCGACCACCTCAACCTCACCGGCTCGTCGCCGCTGTCGGGGATGCTGCCCGACGACGTGCCGTCGCGCTTCGTCGACCTCACCGAGGCCTACTCGCCCCGGTTGCGGTCGCTGGCCCGCTCGGTCGACCCGTCGCTGGAGGAGGGGGTGTACGGCGCCCTGCCAGGACCGCACTACGAGACGCCGGCCGAGATCCGCATGCTGCGGGGCATGGGCGCCGACCTGGTGGGGATGTCGACGGTGTGGGAGACGATCGCCGCCCGCCACCTCGGCCTCGAGGTGCTGGGCCTGTCGCTGGTCACCAACCTGGCCGCCGGCCTCTCCGGTTCCCCCCTGTCGCACCAGGAAGTGATCGAGGCGGGCAAGGCGGCCGCCGAACGCATGGGGACGCTCCTCGCCCAGATCGTCGACCGGCTGTGA
- a CDS encoding BMP family ABC transporter substrate-binding protein produces MILQRRFKALAIVLALAVVAAGCGDDDDEASDSGSDTTEDSGGSSGEVEGPPAVTLDDECEAAKADGVEAPDGFRVNLVTDIGRVDDGTFNQFAFEAMEAAKDCFGFETSYIETVSEADYATNIATTLDASPNVVITNGFLIATDTLAAAEANPDVDFLGVDQFQEEFPENYIGVQFREDQGGYMAGVLAASLSESGVIGVVGGREDVPPVVRFVNAYETGAQSVNPDIRVLSVFNESFTTPDKGASDAAQFIGEGADVIFGAGGQTGSGGIAAAAEQGVWAIGVDQDEYFTTFNGGDAPGSEFLATSAVKRVDLAVFRNIVASMTDEFAGGLYTLEAANDGITYAPFHDAELPEEAVAALEEARAGLSDGSIDTGVDPVTGLPL; encoded by the coding sequence ATGATTCTTCAACGGCGGTTCAAGGCGCTGGCCATCGTGCTGGCGCTCGCTGTCGTTGCTGCGGGATGCGGCGACGACGACGACGAGGCCAGCGACAGTGGCAGCGACACCACGGAGGACAGCGGCGGTTCGAGCGGGGAGGTGGAGGGCCCGCCGGCGGTCACGCTCGACGACGAGTGCGAGGCGGCGAAGGCTGACGGCGTCGAGGCCCCCGATGGCTTCCGCGTCAACCTCGTGACCGACATCGGCCGCGTCGACGACGGCACCTTCAACCAGTTCGCCTTCGAGGCGATGGAGGCGGCCAAGGACTGCTTCGGCTTCGAGACCAGCTACATCGAGACGGTCTCCGAGGCCGACTACGCCACGAACATCGCCACGACGCTCGACGCGTCGCCGAACGTGGTCATCACCAACGGCTTCCTGATCGCCACCGACACGCTGGCGGCGGCCGAGGCGAACCCCGACGTCGACTTCCTCGGCGTCGACCAGTTCCAGGAGGAGTTCCCCGAGAACTACATCGGGGTCCAGTTCCGTGAGGACCAGGGCGGCTACATGGCCGGTGTGCTGGCGGCCTCGCTCAGCGAGAGCGGCGTGATCGGCGTGGTCGGCGGCCGTGAGGACGTGCCCCCGGTCGTCCGCTTCGTGAACGCCTACGAGACCGGTGCGCAGTCGGTGAACCCCGACATCCGTGTGCTGTCGGTCTTCAACGAGTCGTTCACCACTCCCGACAAGGGCGCCTCCGACGCTGCCCAGTTCATCGGCGAGGGCGCCGACGTCATCTTCGGTGCCGGCGGCCAGACCGGCTCCGGTGGCATCGCCGCCGCTGCCGAGCAGGGCGTGTGGGCCATCGGCGTCGACCAGGACGAGTACTTCACCACCTTCAACGGTGGCGACGCTCCCGGGTCCGAGTTCCTGGCCACCTCGGCGGTGAAGCGGGTCGACCTGGCGGTCTTCCGCAACATCGTCGCCTCGATGACCGACGAGTTCGCCGGCGGCCTCTACACCCTCGAGGCTGCGAACGACGGCATCACCTACGCACCCTTCCACGACGCCGAGCTGCCCGAAGAGGCCGTCGCGGCGCTGGAGGAGGCCCGGGCCGGACTGTCGGACGGGTCGATCGACACGGGCGTCGACCCGGTCACCGGCCTGCCCCTCTGA
- a CDS encoding ABC transporter ATP-binding protein — MTSLATDPPAAEVADVVLEARGVTKRFPGVLANDAVDLTLRRGEVHCLLGENGAGKSTLMNVIFGLYQPDAGELLVEGEPVRFRSSADAIAHGIGMVHQHFQLVQAFTVAENVILGEELRRGPLLDLDEARKRIAALSTDFGISVDPGAKVEDLSVGQQQRVELLKALYRDASILILDEPTAVLTPGEVDEFFGVVRSLTEQGKSIIFITHKLREVLAVADRITVIRRGKVVGSADPDEATPATLASLMVGREIILSIDKEPATPGDATLQIRNLDVADDRGYTAVTDLSFDVRAGEIFGVAGVEGNGQRELVEAITGMRPKLGGTVELDGVDITGASPRQVDELGVGHVPEDRNKHGVVDSFTIADNLVLNTFGRKPFARRFIRQTRKIDEQARDLVERYDVRTPGIHVPVGTLSGGNQQKVIIARELSGEPRLLVVAQPTRGLDVGSIEFIHNRIVEMRDAGAAVLLVSAELDEIFTLSDRIGVLFRGRLVGDFPRAEASRDTVGYLMASGHDDAQGPDEADGAGES; from the coding sequence ATGACCAGCCTCGCCACCGACCCGCCCGCCGCCGAGGTCGCCGACGTCGTCCTCGAGGCGCGGGGCGTCACCAAGCGCTTCCCCGGGGTGCTCGCCAACGACGCCGTCGACCTGACGCTGCGCCGGGGCGAGGTCCACTGCCTGCTCGGCGAGAACGGCGCCGGCAAGTCGACGCTGATGAACGTGATCTTCGGGCTCTACCAGCCCGATGCCGGCGAGCTGCTGGTCGAGGGCGAGCCGGTGCGGTTCCGCAGCTCCGCCGACGCCATCGCCCACGGCATCGGCATGGTCCACCAGCACTTCCAGCTGGTGCAGGCCTTCACCGTGGCCGAGAACGTGATCCTGGGCGAGGAGCTGCGCCGGGGGCCGCTGCTCGACCTCGACGAGGCCCGCAAGCGCATCGCCGCCCTGAGCACCGACTTCGGCATCTCGGTCGACCCCGGCGCCAAGGTCGAGGACCTCTCGGTCGGCCAGCAGCAGCGGGTCGAGCTGCTCAAGGCGCTGTACCGGGACGCCTCGATCCTCATCCTCGACGAGCCCACCGCCGTCCTGACACCGGGCGAGGTCGACGAGTTCTTCGGTGTCGTGCGGAGCCTCACCGAGCAGGGCAAGTCGATCATCTTCATCACGCACAAGCTGCGTGAGGTGCTGGCGGTGGCCGACCGGATCACCGTGATCCGCCGCGGCAAGGTCGTCGGCTCGGCCGACCCCGACGAGGCGACGCCGGCCACGCTGGCCTCCCTGATGGTCGGCCGCGAGATCATCCTGTCGATCGACAAGGAGCCGGCCACCCCGGGCGACGCCACGCTGCAGATCCGGAACCTCGACGTCGCCGACGACCGCGGTTACACGGCCGTCACCGACCTCTCCTTCGACGTGCGGGCCGGCGAGATCTTCGGCGTCGCCGGCGTGGAGGGCAACGGTCAGCGGGAGCTGGTCGAGGCCATCACCGGCATGCGGCCCAAGCTGGGCGGGACGGTGGAGCTCGACGGCGTCGACATCACCGGCGCCAGCCCCCGCCAGGTCGACGAGCTCGGGGTCGGCCACGTGCCCGAGGACCGCAACAAGCACGGTGTCGTCGACTCGTTCACCATCGCCGACAACCTGGTGCTCAACACGTTCGGGCGCAAGCCGTTCGCCCGTCGCTTCATCCGCCAGACCCGCAAGATCGACGAGCAGGCCCGCGACCTGGTCGAGCGCTACGACGTGCGGACGCCGGGCATCCACGTACCGGTGGGGACGCTGTCGGGCGGCAACCAGCAGAAGGTGATCATCGCCCGCGAGCTGTCGGGCGAGCCGCGCCTGCTGGTGGTCGCGCAGCCGACCCGGGGGCTCGACGTCGGGTCGATCGAGTTCATCCACAACCGCATCGTCGAGATGCGCGACGCGGGCGCCGCCGTGCTCCTCGTGTCGGCCGAGCTCGACGAGATCTTCACCTTGTCCGACCGCATCGGCGTGCTGTTCCGCGGGCGCCTGGTGGGCGACTTCCCGCGGGCCGAGGCCTCGCGCGACACAGTGGGGTACCTGATGGCCAGCGGTCACGACGACGCCCAGGGGCCGGACGAAGCCGACGGGGCGGGGGAGTCGTGA
- a CDS encoding ABC transporter permease produces MTTTTTETPPRPPGRSAVDFLRGYFSLQPILVPICAILLAVLVGGVIILLVGENPFTAYWALLRGMFGSGDRVAASLGRSTPFIGAALAVAFAFRAGLFNIGVEGQLLVGATVAAWVGTWDVVHDLPGLLAILAVLVAGAVGGGLYGLIPGLLKVRTGAHEVITTIMLNNIALLLIRWIVNSTDPVILRDQGASVARSATIAEGARLPRLVDSQPPLHVGFLIMLGLCVFVWFVLQRTTNGFEIRMVGANPHAAHYAGVGVSLVIVSVMATAGGFAGLAGAGEISGTSHFLSPGVFLAIGFDSIAIALLARANPFAVVPAAVLWGSMLAGAPLMQQETGLSIDIVRIVQALVLLFVAADVIVRTVFRIRSKVEGGFDEPTLGTQWGGVA; encoded by the coding sequence GTGACGACCACCACGACCGAGACCCCTCCGAGGCCGCCGGGCCGCTCGGCGGTCGACTTCCTGCGTGGCTACTTCAGCCTGCAGCCGATCCTCGTCCCCATCTGCGCCATCCTCCTGGCGGTGCTGGTCGGCGGGGTGATCATCCTGCTGGTCGGCGAGAACCCGTTCACCGCCTACTGGGCGCTGCTGCGGGGCATGTTCGGCAGCGGCGACCGGGTGGCCGCCTCGCTCGGGCGCTCGACGCCGTTCATCGGCGCCGCCCTGGCCGTCGCCTTCGCCTTCCGGGCCGGCCTGTTCAACATCGGGGTGGAGGGCCAGCTGCTCGTGGGGGCGACGGTGGCCGCCTGGGTCGGCACCTGGGACGTGGTGCACGACCTGCCCGGGCTCCTCGCCATCCTGGCCGTGCTGGTGGCCGGGGCCGTGGGCGGCGGGCTCTACGGGCTGATCCCCGGCCTCCTCAAGGTGCGGACGGGCGCCCACGAGGTGATCACCACGATCATGCTCAACAACATCGCCCTCCTGCTGATCCGCTGGATCGTCAACTCGACCGACCCGGTGATCCTGCGTGACCAGGGGGCGTCGGTCGCCCGCAGCGCCACCATCGCCGAGGGCGCCCGCCTGCCCCGGCTGGTCGACAGCCAGCCGCCGCTCCACGTCGGGTTCCTGATCATGCTGGGGCTGTGCGTGTTCGTGTGGTTCGTGCTGCAGCGCACCACCAACGGGTTCGAGATCCGGATGGTGGGAGCCAACCCGCACGCCGCCCACTACGCCGGCGTCGGGGTCAGCCTCGTGATCGTCTCGGTGATGGCGACGGCCGGTGGGTTCGCCGGGCTCGCCGGGGCCGGTGAGATCAGCGGCACGTCGCACTTCCTCAGCCCCGGGGTGTTCCTCGCCATCGGCTTCGACTCCATCGCCATCGCCCTGCTGGCCCGGGCCAACCCGTTCGCCGTGGTCCCGGCCGCCGTGCTCTGGGGGTCGATGCTGGCGGGCGCCCCGCTCATGCAGCAGGAGACCGGGCTGTCGATCGACATCGTGCGCATCGTCCAGGCGCTGGTGCTGCTGTTCGTGGCGGCCGACGTGATCGTGCGCACGGTCTTCCGCATCCGCTCCAAGGTCGAGGGCGGCTTCGACGAGCCGACGCTCGGCACCCAGTGGGGCGGCGTGGCATGA
- a CDS encoding ABC transporter permease, giving the protein MSAVTLAPAVRRRTRGLDRFQTIAVLFGLLGVVLVGYVTPNLERTSKAFTLEMPPDPAQVSFSPRTIIAAIGTYYVLAAVATLVLGRSARWERYTRAALGVAAVLVAPLVVILSLALSEAPSTNLVQLVVESLRLGTPIALGAMAGLWCERSGVVNIGIEGMMLGAAGVGFTVYAVLGDAQDSTWLWIGILAAVLTGGLIAALHALVSVTFRVDQIISGVVINLLALGLTSFLRSQVIVPKGISTGISTSELSIPLLSEIPIVGDQLFTNKPIFFSMFVIVAATWFVMFRTPWGLRVRSVGENPHAAETLGIDVIKIRYQAVILGGLIAGLAGAWFSMEGQGGFQDNMTNGAGFIALAALIFGRWRPWSAFAGAMLFGFTRALGTRLQILDVSVGDFSIPSEFWQALPYVVTIIVVAGAVGRSVAPAAVGQPYERPR; this is encoded by the coding sequence ATGAGCGCCGTGACGCTGGCACCGGCGGTGCGGCGCCGCACTCGGGGACTCGACCGGTTCCAGACCATCGCCGTCCTGTTCGGGCTGCTGGGCGTGGTGCTCGTCGGCTACGTCACACCGAACCTCGAGCGGACCAGCAAGGCCTTCACGCTGGAGATGCCGCCCGACCCGGCGCAGGTGTCGTTCTCGCCGCGCACGATCATCGCCGCCATCGGCACGTACTACGTGCTGGCCGCGGTGGCGACCCTGGTGCTCGGGCGCTCGGCCCGGTGGGAGCGCTACACCCGGGCGGCGCTGGGCGTCGCCGCGGTGCTGGTGGCGCCGCTCGTCGTCATCCTGTCGCTGGCGCTGTCCGAGGCGCCGTCGACCAACCTGGTGCAGCTCGTCGTCGAGTCGCTGCGGCTCGGCACGCCGATCGCCCTCGGGGCCATGGCGGGGCTGTGGTGCGAGCGCTCCGGCGTCGTCAACATCGGCATCGAGGGGATGATGCTGGGGGCTGCCGGCGTCGGCTTCACGGTGTACGCCGTGCTCGGCGACGCCCAGGACTCGACCTGGCTGTGGATCGGCATCCTCGCCGCCGTGCTGACCGGGGGCCTGATCGCGGCGTTGCACGCCCTGGTGTCGGTCACGTTCCGGGTCGACCAGATCATCTCCGGTGTGGTGATCAACCTGCTGGCCCTGGGGCTCACCAGCTTCCTGCGCTCCCAGGTGATCGTGCCCAAGGGCATCTCGACCGGCATCAGCACGTCGGAGCTGTCGATCCCGCTGCTGTCGGAGATCCCGATCGTCGGCGACCAGCTCTTCACCAACAAGCCCATCTTCTTCTCGATGTTCGTGATCGTGGCGGCGACGTGGTTCGTGATGTTCCGGACGCCCTGGGGGCTGCGGGTGCGGTCGGTCGGCGAGAACCCCCACGCCGCCGAGACGCTGGGCATCGACGTCATCAAGATCCGCTACCAGGCGGTGATCCTGGGCGGCCTGATCGCCGGGCTCGCCGGGGCGTGGTTCTCGATGGAGGGCCAGGGCGGCTTCCAGGACAACATGACCAACGGGGCCGGCTTCATCGCCCTGGCGGCTTTGATCTTCGGGCGCTGGCGGCCGTGGAGCGCCTTCGCCGGGGCCATGCTGTTCGGCTTCACCCGGGCGCTGGGCACCCGCCTGCAGATCCTCGACGTCTCCGTCGGCGACTTCTCGATCCCGAGCGAGTTCTGGCAGGCGCTGCCCTACGTGGTGACGATCATCGTCGTCGCGGGCGCCGTGGGTCGGTCGGTCGCTCCCGCCGCGGTGGGCCAGCCGTACGAACGCCCCCGATGA
- a CDS encoding cytidine deaminase produces the protein MPWDELLAAAVEVRDRAYAPYSGFRVGAAGLVDDGRVVVGCNVENASYGVTLCAECGLVSALHASGGGRLVALACCGPDGEYLAPCGRCRQVLFEAGGAGLLVNERPMSEWLPDAFGPSNLED, from the coding sequence ATGCCGTGGGATGAGCTGTTGGCGGCCGCCGTCGAGGTGCGGGATCGGGCCTATGCGCCCTACTCGGGGTTCCGGGTGGGGGCCGCCGGGCTGGTGGACGACGGGCGGGTCGTGGTGGGGTGCAACGTGGAGAACGCCTCCTACGGGGTGACGCTCTGCGCCGAGTGCGGGCTGGTGTCGGCACTGCACGCGTCGGGCGGGGGACGGCTGGTCGCCCTGGCCTGCTGCGGGCCCGACGGCGAGTACCTGGCGCCGTGCGGGCGCTGCCGGCAGGTGCTGTTCGAGGCCGGTGGTGCGGGTCTGCTGGTGAACGAGCGGCCGATGTCCGAATGGCTGCCGGACGCCTTCGGGCCGTCGAACCTGGAGGACTGA
- a CDS encoding thymidine phosphorylase, with protein MATDVLDVIRTKRDGGVLSDEQIRFFVEGYTVGTIADEQAAALCMAILLRDMEPTELAVWTQAMIDSGDRLDLSSVDRPTVDKHSTGGVGDKVSLVLAPLVAACGAAVPQLSGRGLGHTGGTLDKLEAIPGWRATLSNAEVVAQLGSVGAVICAASDTLCPADRKLYALRDVTATVEAIPLIASSIMSKKIAEGTSALVLDVKVGSGAFLPEIDRARRLAETMVGLGQAHGVRTVALITDMDTPLGLACGHGLEVTESVATLRGGGPSDLVEVTLAMAREMLSLSGLSGAVDAVDPAEVLASGAALPVWDAMIRAQDGDPDAELPVAAVQHEVVAPASGYLRRLDARAVGVAAWRLGAGRSRKEDPVSPTAGAVCLHKPGDRVEAGEPLLVLHADDADRLPAALAALEGGVEIGPEPPTQRPLVVERIG; from the coding sequence ATGGCGACCGACGTGCTCGACGTGATCCGCACCAAGCGCGACGGCGGCGTGCTCAGCGACGAGCAGATCCGCTTCTTCGTGGAGGGCTACACGGTCGGGACGATCGCCGACGAGCAGGCCGCGGCGCTGTGCATGGCGATCCTGCTGCGCGACATGGAGCCGACCGAGCTGGCCGTGTGGACGCAGGCGATGATCGACTCCGGCGACCGGCTCGACCTCTCGTCGGTCGACCGGCCGACCGTCGACAAGCACTCGACCGGGGGCGTGGGCGACAAGGTGTCGCTGGTGCTGGCGCCGCTGGTGGCGGCGTGCGGGGCGGCGGTGCCGCAGCTGTCGGGCCGGGGGCTGGGCCACACGGGCGGCACGCTCGACAAGCTGGAGGCGATCCCCGGGTGGCGGGCGACGCTGTCGAACGCGGAGGTGGTCGCCCAGCTGGGGTCGGTGGGGGCCGTGATCTGCGCCGCCAGCGACACGCTGTGCCCGGCCGACCGCAAGCTCTACGCCCTGCGCGACGTGACCGCCACCGTCGAGGCGATCCCGCTGATCGCGTCGTCGATCATGTCGAAGAAGATCGCCGAGGGCACCTCCGCGCTGGTGCTGGACGTGAAGGTCGGCTCGGGGGCGTTCCTGCCGGAGATCGACCGGGCCCGGCGGCTGGCGGAGACGATGGTGGGGTTGGGTCAGGCCCACGGGGTCCGCACGGTGGCGTTGATCACCGACATGGACACGCCTCTCGGTCTCGCGTGCGGGCACGGCCTGGAGGTCACGGAGTCGGTGGCGACGCTGCGGGGCGGGGGTCCGTCCGACCTCGTGGAGGTGACGCTGGCCATGGCCCGGGAGATGCTGTCGCTGTCGGGCCTCTCCGGTGCGGTCGACGCGGTCGATCCGGCGGAGGTGCTGGCGTCGGGTGCGGCGCTGCCGGTGTGGGACGCCATGATCCGGGCCCAGGACGGCGACCCGGACGCCGAGCTGCCGGTCGCCGCGGTGCAGCACGAGGTCGTCGCTCCGGCGTCGGGGTACCTGCGACGGCTCGACGCCCGGGCCGTCGGCGTCGCCGCCTGGCGCCTGGGCGCAGGGCGGTCCCGCAAGGAGGACCCGGTGTCGCCGACGGCCGGCGCCGTCTGCCTCCACAAGCCCGGCGACCGGGTCGAGGCGGGGGAGCCGCTGCTGGTGCTCCACGCCGACGACGCCGACCGCCTCCCGGCCGCGCTCGCCGCCCTGGAAGGCGGGGTCGAGATCGGTCCCGAACCGCCCACTCAGCGTCCCCTGGTGGTGGAACGCATCGGTTAG
- a CDS encoding adenosine deaminase produces the protein MATRPTSEQILRAPKVLLHDHLDGGLRVGTVIELAREAGHTLPTSDPDDLAAWFTAGAYRHDLDLYLETFEHTVGVMQTKDALVRTAAECAEDLAADGVVYAEVRFAPELHLDGGLSLDEVVDAVQEGFRQGSAGRPITVGTLLTAMRHAANSIEIAHLALRHREVGVVGFDIAGSEAGNPPTRHLAAFQEIAKASHHITIHAGEAFGLPSIWEALHLCGAERLGHGVRIVDDITIGDDGRAHLGHLASFVRDRRVPLEMCPTSNVHTGVADSVAEHPIGLLTRLRFRVTVNTDNRLMSNITLSEEFEKLVDAFGYGWDEIEWLTLNAMKSAFWPFEDRLRLINGQIKPGYAALRAEAL, from the coding sequence ATGGCTACTCGTCCCACCTCTGAGCAGATCCTGCGGGCGCCGAAGGTGCTGCTGCACGACCACCTCGACGGGGGCCTGAGGGTGGGCACGGTGATCGAGTTGGCGCGGGAGGCCGGCCACACCCTGCCGACGAGCGACCCCGACGACCTGGCCGCCTGGTTCACTGCGGGCGCCTACCGCCACGACCTCGACCTCTACCTGGAGACGTTCGAGCACACCGTCGGCGTGATGCAGACCAAGGACGCCCTGGTGCGGACCGCCGCCGAGTGCGCCGAGGACCTGGCCGCCGACGGTGTCGTCTACGCCGAGGTGCGCTTCGCCCCCGAGCTCCACCTCGACGGCGGCCTGTCGCTCGACGAGGTGGTCGACGCCGTGCAGGAGGGGTTCCGGCAGGGGAGCGCCGGGCGGCCGATCACCGTCGGCACCCTGCTCACGGCCATGCGCCACGCCGCCAACTCCATCGAGATCGCCCACCTGGCCCTGCGGCACCGGGAGGTGGGCGTCGTCGGGTTCGACATCGCCGGCTCGGAGGCCGGGAACCCGCCCACCCGGCACCTGGCGGCGTTCCAGGAGATCGCCAAGGCCAGCCACCACATCACGATCCACGCCGGCGAGGCGTTCGGGCTGCCGTCGATCTGGGAGGCCCTGCACCTGTGCGGTGCCGAGCGGTTGGGGCACGGGGTGCGCATCGTCGACGACATCACGATCGGCGACGACGGCCGGGCTCACCTCGGCCACCTGGCCAGCTTCGTGCGCGACCGGCGGGTGCCGCTGGAGATGTGCCCCACGTCGAACGTCCACACCGGGGTGGCCGACTCCGTGGCCGAGCACCCCATCGGCCTCCTCACCCGCCTCCGCTTCCGGGTGACGGTCAACACCGACAACCGCCTCATGTCGAACATCACCCTCAGCGAGGAGTTCGAGAAGCTGGTCGACGCGTTCGGCTACGGCTGGGACGAGATCGAGTGGCTCACCCTCAACGCGATGAAGTCCGCCTTCTGGCCTTTCGAAGACCGCCTCCGCCTCATCAACGGCCAGATAAAGCCCGGCTACGCGGCGTTGCGCGCCGAAGCCCTGTAG
- a CDS encoding histone deacetylase family protein produces the protein MRTWWSPVHREHRPDVEVSDGHVVAHPEVPARADAVLAAVRAAGLGPVEEVAVDEAEVRAAAAGVHDPELVDFLAGAWAAWQAAGRDWQALPIVWPVAGLAFGDGSPRPRSVDGLLASWCFDAATPVGHGTWPAAVASAACALAAADTVAGDTGSPAFALCRPPGHHAAPGAFGGYCYLNNAALAAQRLRLRGAARVAVLDVDYHHGNGTQAVFWERSDVLTVSLHADPRDEYPYFSGHAAETGAGPGEGTNVNLPLALGTDWNAWSAALDAGLAAVTAHRAEALVVALGVDTYEGDPISQFRLASRHYPRIGARIAALGLPTVVVLEGGYAVDAIGANVVGVLTGLSG, from the coding sequence GTGCGGACGTGGTGGTCGCCGGTGCACCGTGAGCACCGCCCTGACGTCGAGGTGAGCGACGGGCACGTGGTGGCCCACCCGGAGGTGCCGGCACGGGCCGACGCCGTGCTGGCCGCGGTGCGCGCCGCCGGCTTGGGGCCGGTCGAGGAGGTGGCGGTCGACGAGGCGGAGGTGCGGGCCGCGGCGGCCGGGGTGCACGACCCGGAGCTGGTCGACTTCCTGGCCGGGGCGTGGGCAGCCTGGCAGGCGGCGGGGCGCGACTGGCAGGCACTGCCGATCGTGTGGCCCGTCGCCGGCCTTGCCTTCGGCGACGGGAGCCCGCGGCCCCGCAGCGTCGACGGCCTCCTCGCCTCCTGGTGCTTCGACGCCGCGACGCCGGTCGGGCACGGCACCTGGCCCGCCGCCGTGGCGTCGGCGGCATGCGCCCTGGCCGCGGCCGACACCGTGGCGGGCGACACCGGAAGCCCGGCCTTCGCGCTTTGCCGCCCACCCGGCCACCACGCCGCGCCCGGTGCGTTCGGCGGCTACTGCTACCTGAACAACGCCGCGCTCGCCGCCCAGCGGCTGCGTCTGCGGGGCGCCGCCCGGGTCGCGGTGCTCGACGTCGACTACCACCACGGCAACGGCACCCAGGCCGTCTTCTGGGAGCGGTCCGACGTGCTCACCGTGTCGCTCCACGCCGACCCGCGCGACGAGTACCCCTACTTCAGCGGCCATGCGGCCGAGACCGGTGCCGGCCCGGGGGAGGGCACCAACGTCAACCTGCCGCTCGCACTGGGCACGGACTGGAACGCGTGGTCCGCCGCCCTCGACGCCGGCCTGGCCGCGGTGACCGCCCATCGGGCGGAGGCGCTGGTCGTCGCGCTGGGCGTCGACACCTACGAGGGCGACCCCATCTCCCAGTTCCGCCTGGCGTCGCGCCACTACCCGCGGATCGGCGCCCGCATCGCCGCCCTGGGGCTCCCCACGGTGGTGGTGCTGGAGGGCGGCTACGCGGTCGACGCCATCGGCGCCAACGTGGTCGGCGTGCTCACGGGGTTGTCGGGCTGA
- the deoC gene encoding deoxyribose-phosphate aldolase, which produces MADVTSTNEALRRFLHGLPGVDQVGADARAAGLGTRSIKSTAKAFALDLAVRMVDLTTLEGADTAGKVRALCAKARRPDPSDPGCPSVAAVCVYGDLAPIAVESLRGSGVATAAVATAFPSGRASLEVKLADTKAAVAAGVQEIDMVIDRGAFLSGRYLDVHDEIVAVKEACGPAHLKVILETGELVTYDNVRRASWLAMLAGADFVKTSTGKVQPAATLPVTLVMLEAVRDFHATTGRAVGVKAAGGIRSAKDAIRYLVVVNETVGDDWLTPERFRFGASTLLNDLLMQRQKLATGHYAGPDYFTLD; this is translated from the coding sequence GTGGCTGACGTGACCTCGACGAACGAGGCGTTGCGGAGGTTCCTGCACGGGTTGCCGGGGGTGGATCAGGTGGGGGCGGACGCCCGGGCAGCGGGCTTGGGGACCCGGTCGATCAAGTCCACGGCCAAGGCGTTCGCGCTCGATCTGGCGGTGCGGATGGTGGATCTCACCACCCTGGAGGGGGCCGACACGGCGGGCAAGGTCCGGGCGCTCTGTGCCAAGGCGCGGCGGCCCGATCCGAGCGATCCCGGCTGCCCGAGCGTGGCGGCGGTGTGCGTCTACGGGGATCTGGCGCCCATCGCGGTGGAGAGCCTGAGGGGATCGGGCGTCGCGACAGCGGCGGTGGCGACGGCGTTCCCCTCCGGGAGGGCGTCGCTGGAGGTGAAGCTGGCGGACACGAAGGCGGCGGTGGCGGCGGGCGTGCAGGAGATCGACATGGTGATCGACCGGGGGGCCTTCCTCTCGGGCCGGTACCTCGACGTGCACGACGAGATCGTCGCCGTGAAGGAGGCCTGCGGGCCCGCCCACCTCAAGGTCATCCTCGAGACCGGCGAGCTGGTCACCTACGACAACGTCCGCCGGGCGTCCTGGCTGGCGATGCTGGCCGGCGCCGACTTCGTCAAGACGTCCACCGGCAAGGTCCAGCCGGCCGCCACCCTCCCCGTCACGCTGGTGATGCTGGAGGCCGTGCGAGACTTCCACGCCACCACCGGCCGTGCCGTCGGGGTGAAGGCCGCCGGCGGCATCCGCTCCGCCAAGGACGCCATCCGCTACCTGGTGGTGGTCAACGAGACCGTCGGCGACGACTGGCTCACCCCCGAGCGCTTCCGGTTCGGCGCCTCCACCCTGCTCAACGACCTGCTCATGCAACGCCAGAAGCTGGCCACCGGCCACTACGCCGGCCCCGACTACTTCACGCTCGACTGA